The following are from one region of the Salvia splendens isolate huo1 chromosome 2, SspV2, whole genome shotgun sequence genome:
- the LOC121766603 gene encoding protein CYPRO4-like: MGAHPSRDLDLSDSESDTDSHETTHQESDSEEAYATPSSNPSDRKRDDPKTPSSIDDVESRLKALKLKYNNNSTAPNLKNAVKLYLHVGGNTAKSKWVVSEKVTSYSFVKGAPNGEEEDDEYDDEGGSDPNACWLLRIGSKVRARVDENLQLKAFKEQRRCDFVVNGVWAIRFFSAEEWDCFTKRYQDCLFENTYGYEANDASKLKVYGKDFIGWANPEVADDSMWEDAEMKTPPSKTPVRRGNDLTEEFEDAAVNGGAIQSLALGALDNSFLVSDSGIQVVRNYSHGIQGKGMYVNFEEGKLSGRKGANATPRKALLMRAETNMLLMSPMNEAKPHSKGLHQLDIETGRVVSEWKFEKDGADISMRDITNDNKGAQMDPSGSTFLGLDDNRLCRWDMRDRRGMVQDIVNESTPVLNWTQGHQFSRGTNFQCFATTGDGSIVVGSLDGKIRLYSVSSMRQAKTAFPGLGSPITHVDVTFDGKWILGTTDTYLVLICSLFTDKDGKTKTGFSGRMGHRISAPRLLKLNPVDSHMAGTSKFRNAQFSWVTEEGKQERHLVATVGKFSVIWNFQQVKDGSHHCYQNQVGLKSCYCYKVVLKDDSIVDSRFMHDKYAVSDSPEAPLVVATPMRVSSFSISSRRLQM; encoded by the exons ATGGGCGCCCACCCCAGCAGAGATTTGGATCTCTCCGACTCCGAATCCGACACCGACTCTCACGAAACCACGCACCAGGAATCCGATTCCGAAGAAGCCTACGCCACGCCGTCGTCGAACCCCTCCGACCGGAAGCGCGACGACCCCAAAACGCCGTCGTCAATCGACGACGTCGAATCGCGTCTCAAAGCGCTCAAACTCAAGTACAACAACAACTCCACCGCTCCGAATTTGAAGAACGCGGTGAAGCTCTACCTCCACGTCGGCGGCAACACCGCCAAATCGAAATGGGTGGTGTCCGAGAAGGTGACTTCCTATTCCTTTGTGAAGGGGGCTCCCAACGGCGAGGAGGAAGACGACGAATACGACGATGAAGGCGGATCCGACCCGAATGCCTGCTGGCTTTTGAGAATCGGGTCGAAGGTGAGAGCTAGGGTTGATGAGAATTTGCAATTGAAGGCGTTTAAGGAGCAGAGGCGTTGTGATTTCGTCGTGAATGGTGTTTGGGCGATTAGGTTCTTCAGCGCGGAAGAGTGGGATTGTTTCACTAAGAGGTATCAGGATTGCTTGTTTGAGAATACCTATGGATATGAAGCTAATGATGCTAGTAAGCTGAAGGTATATGGAAAGGATTTCATTGGATGGGCGAATCCTGAGGTGGCGGATGATTCGATGTGGGAGGATGCGGAGATGAAGACTCCTCCGAGCAAAACTCCGGTGAGACGAGGGAATGATTTGACTGAGGAGTTCGAGGATGCTGCGGTGAATGGGGGCGCTATTCAGAGCTTGGCTTTGGGGGCTTTGGATAACAGTTTCTTAGTCAGCGATTCGGGGATTCAGGTTGTTAGGAATTACAGCCATGGAATTCAAGGGAAGGGGATGTATGTGAACTTTGAGGAAGGTAAATTGAGTGGTAGGAAGGGTGCTAATGCGACTCCGAGGAAGGCTCTGCTCATGAGAGCTGAGACTAATATGCTTCTCATGAGCCCTATGAATGAAGCTAAACCGCATTCGAAGGGCCTGCATCAGCTTGATATAGAAACTGGGAGAGTTGTGAGTGAGTGGAAGTTTGAAAAGGATGGAGCTGACATTTCGATGAGAGATATCACTAATGATAACAAGGGGGCTCAGATGGATCCCTCAGGGTCGACTTTCTTGGGATTGGATGACAACAGGCTGTGTCGTTGGGATATGCGAGATAGGAGGGGGATGGTCCAGGATATTGTGAATGAGAGCACGCCTGTGTTGAATTGGACTCAGGGGCATCAGTTTTCGAGGGGGACTAATTTCCAGTGCTTTGCAACGACTGGTGACGGCTCTATTGTTGTTGGATCGCTAGATGGGAAGATTAGGCTGTACTCCGTCAGTTCCATGAGGCAGGCCAAGACTGCCTTTCCTGGCCTCGGCTCACCTATCACTCATGTTGATGTTACCTTTGATGGGAAGTGGATTTTGGGAACCACTGATACTTACTTGGTCCTCATATGCAGTCTATTCACAGATAAAGATGGTAAGACCAAGACGGGTTTCTCTGGCCGAATGGGGCATCGGATTTCAGCTCCGAGGTTGTTGAAGCTAAATCCTGTGGATTCGCACATGGCTGGCACAAGCAAATTCCGCAATGCTCAGTTCTCGTGG GTCACGGAGGAAGGGAAGCAGGAGCGCCACTTGGTTGCCACTGTGGGAAAGTTTAGTGTTATATGGAATTTCCAACAGGTGAAGGATGGATCTCACCATTGCTATCAAAATCAAGTAGGCCTAAAAAGCTGCTACTGCTACAAGGTTGTCCTGAAAGATGACTCGATCGTTGACAGTCGCTTCATGCACGACAAATATGCAGTCAGCGACTCACCTGAGGCACCGCTTGTGGTGGCAACCCCCATGAGAGTCAGCTCCTTTAGCATCTCCAGCCGCCGACTGCAGATGTAA
- the LOC121792837 gene encoding photosystem I chlorophyll a/b-binding protein 5, chloroplastic-like, which produces MEIAVGRGIQTLAHCSFFPFTVKTIDRTSFTRSNNGWLAKKGPGSAPSHQRVVVVRAQNRPTWLPGLDPPPYLDGTLAGDFGFDPLGLGEDPESLKWYVQAELVHARFAMAGVAGILATDLLRVTGISNLPVWYEAGATKFSFASTRTLIIVQLLLMGFVETKRYMDFITPGSQAKEGSFFGLEASFEGLEPGYPGGPLLNPLGLAKDIKNAHEWKLKEIKNGRLAMVAILGIFVQANVTHVGPIDNLIQHLSNPWHTTIIQIVFGSKS; this is translated from the exons ATGGAGATAGCTGTGGGAAGAGGAATTCAAACGTTGGCTCACTGTAGCTTCTTCCCATTCACTGTAAAAACCATAGACAGAACTTCCTTCACCAGATCCAACAATGGCTGGCTTGCAAAAAAGGGGCCAGGTTCTGCCCCGAGCCACCAGCGGGTGGTGGTAGTTAGAGCTCAGAACCGGCCCACATGGCTCCCCGGCCTCGACCCTCCACCCTATCTCGATGGAAC ACTAGCTGGAGATTTTGGGTTCGACCCCCTCGGGCTCGGTGAGGATCCTGAAAGCTTAAAGTGGTATGTCCAGGCTGAGCTAGTTCATGCCCGGTTTGCCATGGCTGGAGTTGCAGGGATTCTTGCCACTGAT TTGCTACGCGTGACGGGCATAAGCAACTTGCCCGTTTGGTACGAAGCCGGTGCCACCAAGTTCAGTTTTGCTAGCACCAGAACTCTCATCATAGTGCAACTACTCTTGATGGG TTTTGTAGAAACCAAAAGATACATGGATTTCATAACTCCTGGCTCTCAAGCCAAAGAGGGTTCTTTCTTCGGATTAGAAGCTTCCTTCGAAGGGCTTGAACCCGG ATATCCTGGTGGCCCGTTGCTCAATCCACTTGGACTAGCAAAAGATATCAAGAATGCTCATGAATGGAAGCTTAAAGAGATAAAAAATG GGAGATTGGCAATGGTGGCAATTCTTGGAATCTTTGTCCAAGCAAATGTCACACATGTTGGCCCTATTGATAATCTCATCCAACATCTTTCTAACCCTTGGCATACAACAATCATTCAAATAGTTTTTGGATCTAAATCTTGA
- the LOC121792836 gene encoding protein WEAK CHLOROPLAST MOVEMENT UNDER BLUE LIGHT 1-like gives MEGVKVLIEDAPLASGATAVEITTVPELASTEDVVEDATLSVEEETNKEGIPQDVNNATLLTVSPSDASSGHLQVKKAGLRIIALPNKTEKSSDQPETPRTPRTPKSIDFSRGQIDTTVPIESVKAAVSKFGGIVDWKAHRMQAVERRKTIEEELEKAQVEMPLFKKQSEDAEEAKLFVLKELDSTKRLVEELKLNLERAQTEEEQAKQDSELAKLRVEELEQGISDESSVAAKAQLEVAQARHATAVAELKSVQDELEQLRRDYNLLVAEKNAYVKKAEEAIAKSKEIEKSVEDLTIELITIKESLDSAQAAHLEAEEHRIGAAMAKEQDMLNWDKEMKQAEEDLEKMRQQAASSKDLRSKLETATVLLRDLKAELAMYLETEESGEAVNFEDVLNETVKSNRSQIQAALSAAKKELEEVKLNFEKASEEVSILKVAAISLQSELKKEKAELASARQREGMASIAVASLETELNRTESEILLIQLKEKDNREKMVNLPKNLQKAGQEADQAKSLAQTARDELRKAKEEAELAKAGAGTMESRLRAAKKEIEAARASEKLALAAIKALSESESTQSNDEEDSPARVTLSLEEYYELSKKAHVAEEEANARIAAALVEIKVAKESEINSLKKLEETNREMAERKNALEIALQKAEKAKEGKLGVEQELRKWRAEHEQRRKAGESATSNTGMDMSLDAKPAKKKKRSIIPRIFRFWSKKSSSRSSKSS, from the exons ATGGAGGGCGTGAAAGTTTTGATTGAGGATGCGCCTCTTGCATCAGGAGCAACGGCTGTAGAAATCACGACCGTTCCTGAATTGGCTTCAACAGAGGATGTGGTCGAAGACGCCACTCTCTCAGTCGAGGAGGAGACGAATAAAGAAGGTATCCCTCAAGATGTTAATAATGCCACACTCCTAACCGTTTCACCAAGTGATGCTTCATCCGGGCATCTTCAAGTAAAAAAGGCCGGCCTCAGAATCATTGCCCTTCCGAACAAGACCGAGAAATCCTCTGACCAACCCGAGACACCTAGGACGCCTAGAACACCAAAGAGCATCGACTTCAGCAGAGGCCAAATTGATACAACTGTACCTATCGAATCTGTGAAGGCTGCTGTTTCAAAGTTTGGTGGGATCGTCGACTGGAAAGCCCACCGTATGCAGGCTGTCGAG AGGCGAAAAACCATAGAAGAGGAACTCGAGAAAGCTCAAGTGGAGATGCCGTTATTTAAGAAGCAATCCGAGGATGCGGAAGAGGCCAAACTCTTTGTTCTGAAAGAGCTAGACAGCACTAAGAGACTTGTTGAAGAGCTGAAGCTCAATCTTGAACGAGCTCAGACAGAAGAGGAACAGGCGAAGCAGGACTCCGAGCTTGCAAAGCTTAGGGTCGAAGAGCTGGAGCAAGGGATTTCCGATGAATCCAGCGTTGCCGCCAAGGCACAGCTTGAGGTCGCCCAAGCAAGGCATGCAACCGCCGTTGCAGAACTCAAGTCCGTTCAAGATGAGCTAGAACAGCTCAGACGGGACTATAACCTGTTGGTTGCCGAGAAAAATGCATATgtgaagaaggcagaagaagctATTGCCAAGTCGAAAGAGATTGAGAAGTCCGTAGAGGATTTGACAATCGAGCTTATCACTATAAAAGAGTCTTTGGACTCTGCACAAGCTGCACATCTGGAGGCGGAGGAGCACAGAATCGGAGCAGCTATGGCGAAAGAACAGGACATGCTCAACTGGGACAAGGAGATGAAGCAAGCTGAGGAGGATCTTGAGAAGATGAGGCAGCAGGCTGCGTCGTCAAAGGATTTGCGGTCCAAGTTGGAGACTGCAACCGTTTTGCTGAGAGATTTGAAGGCTGAATTGGCAATGTACCTCGAAACAGAGGAATCTGGCGAAGCAGTAAATTTCGAAGATGTGCTCAATGAAACGGTAAAATCAAACCGGAGTCAAATCCAAGCAGCTCTTTCCGCAGCTAAGAAGGAACTCGAAGAAGTGAAGCTCAATTTTGAGAAAGCGAGCGAAGAAGTTTCCATCTTGAAGGTGGCCGCAATATCGTTGCAGTCAGAACTCAAAAAGGAAAAGGCAGAACTGGCTTCTGCTCGGCAAAGGGAGGGAATGGCATCGATTGCTGTTGCGTCTCTTGAAACCGAGCTGAACCGGACCGAATCCGAAATCTTGCTCATTCAGCTTAAGGAGAAAGATAACAGAGAGAAAATGGTGAATCTTCCAAAGAACCTGCAAAAGGCTGGACAAGAGGCTGATCAAGCCAAGTCCCTCGCTCAGACTGCTCGTGACGAGCTCAGAAAGGCGAAGGAAGAAGCAGAATTGGCGAAAGCGGGAGCCGGTACCATGGAGAGCAGATTGCGTGCAGCTAAGAAGGAAATCGAAGCAGCTAGAGCTTCTGAGAAGTTGGCACTCGCGGCTATCAAGGCATTGTCAGAGAGTGAGTCTACTCAAAGCAACGACGAGGAGGATTCGCCAGCCAGAGTAACGCTCTCGCTAGAAGAATACTACGAACTCAGCAAGAAGGCCCATGTGGCCGAGGAGGAGGCGAACGCACGCATCGCTGCTGCCCTTGTCGAGATCAAGGTAGCTAAGGAGTCCGAGATAAACAGCTTGAAGAAGCTTGAGGAAACCAACCGCGAAATGGCTGAACGAAAGAACGCCTTGGAGATTGCCTTGCAGAAAGCCGAGAAAGCCAAAGAAGGGAAGCTAGGCGTCGAACAAGAGCTGCGTAAGTGGAGGGCCGAGCATGAGCAAAGGCGGAAAGCTGGAGAGTCGGCCACGAGCAACACAGGAATGGATATGTCTCTGGATGCCAAACctgccaagaagaagaagagatccaTCATCCCTAGAATATTCAGGTTCTGGAGCAAGAAGTCGTCATCCAGGTCGTCCAAGTCGTCGTGA
- the LOC121792838 gene encoding UDP-glucuronate:xylan alpha-glucuronosyltransferase 2-like isoform X1, producing the protein MALKKIIMSTSPKSLIVKINLFFLAFFLVVYAGLLLYPSASDYHHRAASLVRCSLLDCHHKVRSESGVMMKAVLEGSVAGGKTKPRRELIKREIPSFLNSIGGGLKIGMINMEDEDVTEWRNYGEIFPATFDRVPAEFRWESIFPEWIDEEEEYSGARCPEIPMPEWEGYGYVDVVVAKVPCRKPEEGWSRDVFRLQVHLAAANMAARRGRRDWGGRAKVVLLSKCPPMPEFFRCEEVAQKEGKWWFYRPEMRRLEQKVSLPVGSCDLALPLWGKGAINERYDISKLKATTVKSRKREAYVTVLHSSESYVCGAITLAQSLIRTGTQRDLVLLLDTSISEPTRVALRQAGWTLRFIKRIRNPRAEKYSYNEYNYSKFRLWQLTDYDKVIFIDADIIVLRNIDILFNFPQMSATGNDAHIFNSGIMVLEPSNCTFRMLMRRRKEIISYNGGDQGFLNEIFVWWHRLPRRVNFLKNFWSNSSVEAGVKNQLFLSDPPKLYSIHYLGLKPWLCYRDYDCNWDIADQHVYASDHAHRRWWDVHDAMPQTLQRFCRLSDQRKIELEWNRKVAGELGFEDYHWRLNVTDPRKFIS; encoded by the exons ATGGCattgaagaaaataataatGTCTACTTCTCCAAAATCTCTCATTGTAAAAATCAATCTTTTCTTCTTAGCATTCTTCTTAGTCGTCTACGCCGGCCTCCTCCTCTACCCCTCCGCCTCCGATTATCACCACCGTGCTGCCTCCTTGGTCCGCTGCTCCCTACTCGATTGCCACCATAAGGTAAGAAG cGAAAGCGGGGTTATGATGAAGGCGGTTCTAGAAGGTTCCGTCGCCGGCGGCAAGACGAAGCCGAGAAGGGAGCTGATCAAGAGGGAGATTCCGAGTTTTTTAAACAGCATCGGTGGCGGATTGAAGATTGGGATGATTAACATGGAGGACGAGGATGTGACGGAGTGGAGAAACTACGGAGAAATTTTTCCGGCGACGTTCGATAGGGTTCCGGCCGAATTCCGGTGGGAGTCGATTTTTCCGGAGTGGAtcgacgaggaggaggaataTTCCGGGGCGAGGTGCCCGGAGATTCCGATGCCGGAGTGGGAGGGGTACGGGTACGTTGACGTGGTGGTGGCGAAGGTGCCGTGCCGGAAGCCGGAGGAGGGGTGGAGCCGTGACGTGTTCCGGCTGCAGGTGCATTTGGCGGCGGCCAACATGGCGGCGAGGCGGGGGAGGCGGGATTGGGGCGGCCGGGCGAAGGTGGTGCTGCTGAGCAAGTGCCCGCCGATGCCGGAGTTTTTCCGGTGCGAGGAGGTGGCGCAGAAGGAGGGGAAGTGGTGGTTCTACCGGCCGGAGATGCGCCGGTTGGAGCAAAAGGTTTCTTTGCCGGTTGGTTCGTGCGATTTGGCTCTGCCTCTATGGGGAAAAG GAGCGATCAACGAACGATACGACATATCAAAACTCAAAGCCACAACAGTAAAATCTCGAAAACGAGAAGCTTACGTCACAGTTCTCCATTCCTCTGAATCGTACGTTTGTGGGGCCATAACCTTGGCCCAAAGCTTGATCCGAACCGGGACTCAGCGTGACCTAGTCCTCCTCCTAGACACATCCATCTCTGAGCCCACGCGGGTTGCACTGAGGCAAGCCGGGTGGACCCTCCGTTTCATCAAACGGATCCGGAACCCGAGGGCAGAGAAATATTCGTACAATGAATATAACTATAGCAAGTTCCGTTTGTGGCAACTCACTGATTATGACAAAGTCATCTTCATTGATGCCGACATTATAGTGTTGCGCAACATTGATATTCTCTTCAACTTCCCTCAGATGTCAGCTACTGGCAATGACGCCCACATATTCAATTCCG GAATCATGGTGCTTGAGCCATCAAACTGCACATTCCGAATGCTGATGCGGCGGCGCAAGGAGATAATATCGTACAACGGGGGCGACCAAGGCTTCCTAAACGAGATCTTCGTGTGGTGGCACCGCCTCCCCCGGCGCGTGAACTTCCTAAAAAACTTCTGGTCCAATTCCTCCGTTGAAGCCGGCGTGAAGAACCAGCTGTTCTTGTCGGACCCACCGAAGCTGTACTCGATCCACTACCTCGGGCTGAAGCCGTGGCTGTGCTACCGAGACTACGACTGCAACTGGGACATCGCCGACCAGCACGTCTACGCCAGCGACCACGCCCACCGCCGCTGGTGGGACGTGCACGACGCCATGCCCCAGACCCTGCAGCGCTTCTGCCGCCTCTCCGACCAGCGCAAGATCGAATTGGAGTGGAATCGGAAGGTCGCCGGAGAATTAGGGTTCGAGGATTATCATTGGAGGCTCAATGTTACTGATCCTAGGAAATTCATTTCGTAG
- the LOC121792838 gene encoding UDP-glucuronate:xylan alpha-glucuronosyltransferase 2-like isoform X2: MMKAVLEGSVAGGKTKPRRELIKREIPSFLNSIGGGLKIGMINMEDEDVTEWRNYGEIFPATFDRVPAEFRWESIFPEWIDEEEEYSGARCPEIPMPEWEGYGYVDVVVAKVPCRKPEEGWSRDVFRLQVHLAAANMAARRGRRDWGGRAKVVLLSKCPPMPEFFRCEEVAQKEGKWWFYRPEMRRLEQKVSLPVGSCDLALPLWGKGAINERYDISKLKATTVKSRKREAYVTVLHSSESYVCGAITLAQSLIRTGTQRDLVLLLDTSISEPTRVALRQAGWTLRFIKRIRNPRAEKYSYNEYNYSKFRLWQLTDYDKVIFIDADIIVLRNIDILFNFPQMSATGNDAHIFNSGIMVLEPSNCTFRMLMRRRKEIISYNGGDQGFLNEIFVWWHRLPRRVNFLKNFWSNSSVEAGVKNQLFLSDPPKLYSIHYLGLKPWLCYRDYDCNWDIADQHVYASDHAHRRWWDVHDAMPQTLQRFCRLSDQRKIELEWNRKVAGELGFEDYHWRLNVTDPRKFIS, from the exons ATGATGAAGGCGGTTCTAGAAGGTTCCGTCGCCGGCGGCAAGACGAAGCCGAGAAGGGAGCTGATCAAGAGGGAGATTCCGAGTTTTTTAAACAGCATCGGTGGCGGATTGAAGATTGGGATGATTAACATGGAGGACGAGGATGTGACGGAGTGGAGAAACTACGGAGAAATTTTTCCGGCGACGTTCGATAGGGTTCCGGCCGAATTCCGGTGGGAGTCGATTTTTCCGGAGTGGAtcgacgaggaggaggaataTTCCGGGGCGAGGTGCCCGGAGATTCCGATGCCGGAGTGGGAGGGGTACGGGTACGTTGACGTGGTGGTGGCGAAGGTGCCGTGCCGGAAGCCGGAGGAGGGGTGGAGCCGTGACGTGTTCCGGCTGCAGGTGCATTTGGCGGCGGCCAACATGGCGGCGAGGCGGGGGAGGCGGGATTGGGGCGGCCGGGCGAAGGTGGTGCTGCTGAGCAAGTGCCCGCCGATGCCGGAGTTTTTCCGGTGCGAGGAGGTGGCGCAGAAGGAGGGGAAGTGGTGGTTCTACCGGCCGGAGATGCGCCGGTTGGAGCAAAAGGTTTCTTTGCCGGTTGGTTCGTGCGATTTGGCTCTGCCTCTATGGGGAAAAG GAGCGATCAACGAACGATACGACATATCAAAACTCAAAGCCACAACAGTAAAATCTCGAAAACGAGAAGCTTACGTCACAGTTCTCCATTCCTCTGAATCGTACGTTTGTGGGGCCATAACCTTGGCCCAAAGCTTGATCCGAACCGGGACTCAGCGTGACCTAGTCCTCCTCCTAGACACATCCATCTCTGAGCCCACGCGGGTTGCACTGAGGCAAGCCGGGTGGACCCTCCGTTTCATCAAACGGATCCGGAACCCGAGGGCAGAGAAATATTCGTACAATGAATATAACTATAGCAAGTTCCGTTTGTGGCAACTCACTGATTATGACAAAGTCATCTTCATTGATGCCGACATTATAGTGTTGCGCAACATTGATATTCTCTTCAACTTCCCTCAGATGTCAGCTACTGGCAATGACGCCCACATATTCAATTCCG GAATCATGGTGCTTGAGCCATCAAACTGCACATTCCGAATGCTGATGCGGCGGCGCAAGGAGATAATATCGTACAACGGGGGCGACCAAGGCTTCCTAAACGAGATCTTCGTGTGGTGGCACCGCCTCCCCCGGCGCGTGAACTTCCTAAAAAACTTCTGGTCCAATTCCTCCGTTGAAGCCGGCGTGAAGAACCAGCTGTTCTTGTCGGACCCACCGAAGCTGTACTCGATCCACTACCTCGGGCTGAAGCCGTGGCTGTGCTACCGAGACTACGACTGCAACTGGGACATCGCCGACCAGCACGTCTACGCCAGCGACCACGCCCACCGCCGCTGGTGGGACGTGCACGACGCCATGCCCCAGACCCTGCAGCGCTTCTGCCGCCTCTCCGACCAGCGCAAGATCGAATTGGAGTGGAATCGGAAGGTCGCCGGAGAATTAGGGTTCGAGGATTATCATTGGAGGCTCAATGTTACTGATCCTAGGAAATTCATTTCGTAG
- the LOC121792840 gene encoding protein TIC 22, chloroplastic-like: MESSSAKPSVGPPPNPLLPLSTFFHRVGTQLATRIDDAKRFAGAALPAFLPPSPPPLPRLSLPFASVSQRLGKQAAATEPSLNSAHVARRLSGTSVYTVSNTNNEFVLVSDPEGVKSIGLLCFRREDAEAFLAQVRSRRGEVKGGAKVVPITLDQVYMLKVEGIAFRFLPDPVQIKNALEIRASDVKTGFDGVPVFQSDLLVVKKKNKRYCPIYFQKEDIEKALSTVSRASRGPSLSQHILVGSLEDVLRKMEISKNSGWEDLIFIPPGKSHSQHIQEVAKV; encoded by the exons ATGGAGTCATCATCTGCAAAACCCTCGGTGGGCCCACCTCCCAATCCCCTTCTCCCCCTCTCCACCTTCTTCCACCGAGTGGGCACTCAGCTCGCTACACGAATCGACGACGCCAAGCGGTTCGCCGGAGCTGCTCTGCCGGCGTTCCTGCCTCCGTCTCCGCCTCCACTGCCAAGGTTGTCTCTGCCTTTCGCCTCCGTTTCTCAGCGCCTGGGGAAGCAAGCGGCCGCAACGGAGCCGTCGCTCAATTCGGCGCATGTAGCTAGGAGGCTCTCTGGAACTTCGGTCTACACGGTGAGCAACACGAACAACGAATTCGTGTTGGTTTCTGATCCTGAAGGCGTCAAGTCTATCGGGTTGCTTTGTTTTCGGAGAGAAGACGCCGAAGCTTTTCTAGCTCAG GTAAGGTCAAGGAGAGGGGAAGTGAAAGGCGGGGCGAAGGTGGTACCGATAACTCTTGACCAG GTCTATATGTTGAAAGTTGAAGGGATAGCATTCCGGTTTTTACCTGATCCTGTTCAAATAAAGAATGCATTGGAG ATAAGAGCATCAGATGTCAAGACTGGATTTGATGGAGTTCCCGTTTTTCAG TCAGACCTCCTTGTCGTAAAGAAAAAGAACAAGAGATATTGCCCCATTTATTTTCAGAAG GAAGATATAGAGAAAGCACTGTCAACAGTGTCAAGGGCTTCCAGAGGACCAAGTCTTTCTCAGCACATCTTG GTCGGGAGTTTAGAGGATGTTCTTAGGAAAATGGAG ATAAGTAAGAACTCAGGCTGGGAAGACTTAATATTCATTCCACCTGGTAAAAGCCATTCCCAACACATTCAAGAGGTTGCGAAAGTATAA